The Harpia harpyja isolate bHarHar1 chromosome 10, bHarHar1 primary haplotype, whole genome shotgun sequence genome includes a region encoding these proteins:
- the PDLIM1 gene encoding PDZ and LIM domain protein 1, whose amino-acid sequence MGTHRIVLSGPGPWGFRLVGGRDFEQPLTISRVTPGSKAAIANLCIGDQIIAIDGVNTDNMTHLEAQNKIKGCTDELTLTVSRTESKVWSPLVNEEGKTHPYKMNLASQPQEIRHIGSAHNRSAVPFTAATASAPRVITAQYNSPAGLYSSENIQTFNSAVESKTSPGALEPTKPLDQHNQPPGGIVIDRESEVYKMLQENQESNEPPRQSASFLVLQEILESEEKGDPTKPSGFRSVKAPTTKVASSIGNAQKLPMCEKCGSGIVGVFVKIRDKQRHPECYVCSDCGTNLKQKGHFFVEDQIYCEKHARERVIPPEGYEVVTVFPK is encoded by the exons gTGACTCCAGGTAGCAAAGCTGCAATAGCCAACTTGTGTATAGGAGACCAGATCATAGCTATTGATGGAGTAAACACAGATAACATGACGCACCTTGAGGCGCAGAACAAAATCAAGGGTTGCACAGATGAATTAACTCTGACGGTCAGCAG AACGGAGTCAAAAGTCTGGTCACCACTTGTAAATGAGGAGGGAAAGACGCATCCTTATAAGATGAATCTGGCCTCTCAGCCGCAG GAAATAAGGCACATAGGAAGTGCACACAACCGGAGCGCGGTGCCCTTCACTGCTGCCACAGCTTCTGCCCCCAGAGTGATCACTGCTCAGTACAACAGCCCAGCAGGCCTCTACTCCTCAGAGAACATCCAGACCTTCAACAGTGCTGTGGAGTCAAAGACATCACCTGGGGCCCTGGAGCCTACCAAGCC TTTAGATCAGCATAACCAGCCCCCAGGCGGCATTGTCATAGACAGAGAATCTGAGGTTTACAAGATGCTCCAGGAGAATCAAGAGTCAAATGAGCCACCCAGACAGTCTGCTTCGTTCCTTGTGTTGCAAGAGATCTTGGAGTCAGAAGAGAAAG GAGACCCTACCAAACCATCTGGATTTAGGAGCGTCAAAGCCCCCACCACAAAGGTGGCCTCATCGATTGGGAATGCCCAGAAGCTGCCCATGTGCGAGAAGTGTGGATCTGGCATTGT AGGGGTGTTTGTGAAGATCCGGGACAAGCAGCGTCACCCCGAGTGCTACGTGTGCAGTGACTGCGGCACCAACCTCAAGCAGAAAGGACACTTCTTCGTGGAAGACCAAATCTACTGTGAGAAGCATGCCCGGGAGCGGGTGATTCCCCCAGAGGGCTACGAGGTGGTCACAGTCTTCCCAAAGTAA